A region of Porites lutea chromosome 13, jaPorLute2.1, whole genome shotgun sequence DNA encodes the following proteins:
- the LOC140923307 gene encoding protein MON2 homolog isoform X1 — MSRGLDERSKKFIDAVQADLRALSNETRRKFQPVKEAAEAGILRLRTISAAKSRNVKITKVVSEENEIVQPFLLGCDTKSLRVVQISLTALQRLITNEALSESSASNLVSTLWQLMEGGLEELRILQTIILLITTSNIVHGESLGKAMVLCFKLYFIKDATICTTAAATVRQMVSVIFERVLIEDSQGLASQSVEDTVGSVRHKNCPVSLHPCARDAYLLFQDLCQLTNGEQPYWLHGIVEMTRTFGLELLESVLKGYPNIFLKHPEFSFLLKERVCPLIIKLFSPSIKHRVSSSPTVEKPLYPVAVRLLRIVSVLIEKFYTLLVTECEIFLSLLVKFLEPDKPQWQRALALEVLHTLTIQPALLRSFCLFYDMQEHSTRIFHDMVNALTSFTQGLFTSQVTHSFSEKGAHLASANTIQTPSSAPPPSVVALSAMGGVTPQPGFSYRGAWIPLSVMPVYGQAKPVYLEQLERPEGSSIADGYTLSVAFACLLEIVKSLDALVQENTASSSQVEVVGWIEPEVFRTSNETGVGTETIRAAAKEGSESESGPNTPDLFQEMVLASWCGILASLSLLLEASNDESATEAILKSYQLYANVCGILNLTTPRDAFITSLCKAALPPHYTLTVVNPHSGTAQVSYVKFPSGTQMPPESQSGEHRSLGKSLSGESGSGTVLTGTPLGSSHGPVSLTAKNIQCMRSLLSLAHCHGAILGTAWHMVLTTLQHLTWILGLKPSAGGTLKAMPASEAPNVVITQAMMAELPVLAAILSRLFETSKYLDDVALHHLVDALCRLSTTSMEQAQSNKFQEPSLFAVAKLLETGLNNLHRARVLWKPLTAHLLEVCQHPHNKMREWGAEAVTSLVRSALTHDHDPPLKQDLQLQSMLLSPLQEMSNVSFSDIRYKQLECVLQILHSTGQNLGQGWLCVLGVIGAATNQQGEGLIRVAFQSLQLVVTDFLPLMPCTCIKVVVDVAGKFGLQPQELNISLTAIGLLWNISDFLSQHREKIRTALEEAETPANEGTNDSSSVGTKYEKPVPPSDRQWMCLYSKLGELCVDPRPAVRKSAGQTLFSTINAHGSLLENVTWYTVLWQVLFPLLEQVKTMSTSAADVPPPSDSVNSKGKILIHHSRDTAEKQWAETRVLTLSGVARVFNNRRQILAGLEEFPRAWALLLEFIEFAALSKSAEVALAALKSFQDIVQDSNETQENSVASSSPVDKSRDKTAGKGAAKLKVKPKFCEAADEDLNLWANAWRVWYSIGSTSMSESHILRTRRESSGKIIKIRTYPAQPFLAALVQIFPSLFMRIYSRFGLADLQKLAKILETSVTIPVPFDQSPFLVPSFQDTVLTALQHAILNTIEILREPLPNSTGSVLHVSNQPMYPTLFSLLLQFFDYATEPPRIHDLSDDDGAARKKKKEWVILSLTPFSEKCLEMTLALYDECFSKPAVIEENVLEKIIKSLRNPLRLKYSCPSQSTWKLAVDSLMTVTRKGLNVALSRPDSFRSMWYELASALEDFLFSDMSPPENQTLEQHQADEALDIKLLRMIREEILPHSGALPKDFMARVMALLNRGSIHSAADATFSGTDANGFPLREEFAKSCFETLLQFSFVNGTPEVDRQADQSDGKVAELALDVLLSRCSDVLLKYVEDEKLSGKCPLPRTRMAEMSFVMKAISTLVSSMKRAVKENPTVVDGRIWDQVIELYPRLVECSVCNSTQVRRALREALQEYADLLRPPTHASTMNFDR, encoded by the exons TCCTCTGCCAGTAACCTTGTCAGTACACTCTGGCAGTTGATGGAAGGTGGTTTAGAAGAGCTGAGAATTCTTCAAACCATAATTCTTCTCATTACAACGTCAAATATTGTTCATGGAGAAAGCCTTGGAAAG GCGATGGTGTTGTGCTTCAAGTTGTACTTCATTAAAGATGCAACAATTTGTACCACGGCTGCAGCAACTGTCAGACAGATGGTTTCTGTGATTTTTGAAAGGGTCCTGATAGAGGACAGTCAAGGATTGG cctCTCAGAGTGTAGAGGATACAGTGGGATCTGTAAGACACAAAAACTGTCCTGTTAGTTTACATCCATGTGCGAGGGATGCCTATCTGCTTTTCCAG GATTTGTGTCAACTCACAAATGGAGAGCAGCCTTACTGGTTACATGGCATTGTCGAAATGACAAGAACTTTTGGTTTGGAGCTCTTGGAAAGTGTGCTCAAAGGATATCCTAATATATTTCTGAAG cATCCTGAGTTTAGTTTCCTCTTAAAGGAGAGAGTTTGCCCATTGATAATAAAGCTGTTCTCTCCAAGCATCAAGCATCGAGTCAGTTCATCACCAACTGTGGAGAAACCTCTGTATCCTGTCGCCGTCAGACTTCTTAGGATTGTGTCTGTTCTCATAGAAAAGTTCTATACACTACTG GTAACAGAGtgtgaaatatttttatctCTTCTGGTAAAATTTTTGGAGCCTGATAAACCTCAGTGGCAAAGAGCGTTAGCTCTTGAAGTACTTCACACTCTTACCATTCAGCCTGCTTTGCTCAG GTCATTTTGCCTGTTTTACGACATGCAAGAGCACTCCACCAGAATTTTCCATGACATGGTAAATGCACTAACAAGCTTCACCCAAGGATTATTCACCAGTCAAGTGACGCACAGTTTTTCAGAGAAAGGCGCACACCTAGCCAGTGCCAACACAATACAGACGCCATCTAGTGCTCCGCCCCCCTCAGTTGTAGCCCTGAGTGCAATGGGCGGGGTCACCCCACAACCGGGGTTCTCTTACAGGGGTGCATGGATACCCCTTTCTGTTATGCCAGTCTATGGACAAGCTAAACCTGTTTA TCTAGAACAATTGGAAAGACCAGAGGGCTCTTCAATTGCAGATGGCTACACACTCTCTGTTGCTTTTGCCTGCCTTTTGGAGATTGTGAAAAGTCTTGATGCATTAGTTCAAGAGAACACTGCGTCATCTTCCCAGGTGGAGGTCGTAGGATGGATTGAACCTGAAGTTTTTAGGACATCAAATGAGACAGGAGTGGGGACAGAGACAATAAGAGCTGCCGCTAAGGAGGgcagtgaaagtgaaagtg GCCCTAACACTCCAGACCTATTTCAAGAGATGGTGCTGGCATCTTGGTGTGGCATTTTGGCATCACTCTCCCTGCTTCTGGAAGCAAG TAATGATGAAAGTGCCACAGAAGCTATTCTTAAGTCCTACCAGCTTTATGCCAATGTTTGCGGCATTCTTAATTTGACAACTCCAAGAGATGCATTCATCACATCCCTCTGCAAGGCAGCATTACCCCCACACTACACCCTGACAGTAGTGAATCCCCACTCCGGTACTGCTCAGGTTTCTTATGTTAAGTTTCCGAGTGGGACCCAGATGCCCCCTGAATCACAGAGTGGAGAACACAGGAGTTTGGGGAAGTCTTTGTCTGGGGAGTCTGGCTCTGGTACAGTGCTGACAGGGACCCCACTTGGATCCAGTCATGGTCCTGTGTCT CTAACAGCAAAGAATATCCAGTGTATGCGGTCATTGCTGAGCCTGGCTCATTGTCATGGAGCAATTCTAGGTACTGCATGGCACATGGTTCTCACCACGTTGCAG CATTTGACGTGGATTCTGGGACTTAAGCCATCTGCAGGAGGGACGCTTAAAGCTATGCCTGCCAGTGAAGCACCTAATGTG GTTATAACTCAGGCAATGATGGCCGAACTTCCTGTACTGGCTGCGATCTTATCAAGACTTTTTGAAACATCCAA GTATCTTGATGATGTCGCTCTTCATCATCTTGTTGACGCCCTTTGCCGATTGTCCACGACGTCAATGGAACAAGCGCAAAGCAATAAG TTTCAGGAGCCTTCACTCTTTGCTGTGGCAAAACTTTTAGAAACCGGTTTAAACAATCTTCACCGCGCACGCGTTCTGTGGAAGCCGCTGACTGCACATCTTTTAGAG gtgtgTCAGCACCCTCATAATAAGATGCGTGAGTGGGGAGCCGAGGCAGTGACGTCACTTGTTCGATCAGCCCTGACGCATGATCATGATCCTCCTCTAAAACAAGACTTG CAACTTCAGTCCATGTTGCTGAGCCCCCTGCAAGAAATGTCTAATGTCAGCTTTTCTGACATTCGCTACAAGCAGTTAGAATGTGTGCTGCAG ATTCTTCACTCCACCGGTCAAAACCTTGGTCAAGGATGGCTGTGCGTGCTGGGTGTAATAGGCGCTGCTACCAACCAACAAGG TGAGGGCCTTATTCGAGTGGCTTTTCAAAGCCTGCAGCTTGTAGTGACGGATTTCCTTCCCTTGATGCCTTGCACGTGTATCAAGGTCGTTGTGGATGTGGCGGGAAAATTCGGCCTGCAACCACAGGAGCTTAACATAAGCCTAACTGCTATTGGTCTGCTG TGGAACATCTCCGACTTTTTGTCGCAACACCGGGAAAAGATTCGCACAGCGCTGGAAGAAGCTGAAACTCCTGCCAATGAAGGTACTAATGATAGCAGCAGTGTTGGCACCAAATACGAAAAACCCGTACCTCCCTCTGACCGACAGTGGATGTGTCTGTATTCCAAGCTTGGTGAGTTGTGCGTTGATCCGCGGCCCGCAGTCAGAAAAAGTGCGGGACAGACGCTGTTCTCGACCATCAATGCTCATGGTTCGCTTCTGGAGAATGTCACGTGGTATACAGTGCTCTGGCAG GTGCTATTTCCATTGTTGGAACAAGTCAAAACTATGTCCACATCAGCAGCTGATGTTCCACCGCCGAGCGACTCAGTGAACTCGAAGGGTAAAATCCTCATTCACCATTCACGTGACACAGCTGAAAAACAATGGGCGGAAACACGTGTTTTGACCTTGAGTGGTGTCGCACGGGTCTTCAACAACCGGCGCCAAATTTTGGCGGGACTTGAGGAATTCCCGCGGGCATGGGCTCTTCTGCTAGAATTTATCGAGTTCGCAGCTCTGAGTAAATCCGCTGAAGTTGCACTAGCGGCGCTCAAAAGCTTTCAGGACATTGTGCAAGACTCAAACGAGACTCAAGAGAATTCGGTAGCGAGTTCAAGCCCAGTGGACAAGTCACGTGACAAAACGGCGGGAAAAGGCGCTGCCAAGTTGAAAGTGAAACCTAAGTTTTGCGAAGCAGCAGACGAAGACCTAAACCTTTGGGCAAATGCTTGGAGGGTGTGGTACAGTATAGGCAGTACAAGTATGTCCGAGTCTCATATCCTGAGGACAAGGCGAGAATCCTCTGGAAAAATCATCAAAATAAGAACTTACCCCGCGCAGCCTTTCCTTGCAGCACTGGTACAAATTTTTCCGTCATTATTCATGAGAATATACAGTCGCTTTGGTTTAGCAGACTTGCAGAAACTTGCCAAGATCTTAGAGACATCTGTTACAATCCCAGTCCCCTTTGACCAATCTCCATTCCTGGTTCCGTCTTTTCAAGATACTGTCCTAACAGCCCTGCAACACGCGATTTTGAACACGATTGAGATTTTGCGTGAACCATTACCCAATTCAACTGGCTCCGTTCTTCATGTTTCAAATCAACCAATGTATCCGACTctgttttctttgcttcttcAATTTTTCGACTACGCGACGGAGCCTCCTCGTATTCATGATTTATCGGATGATGATGGTGCGGccagaaagaagaagaaagagtgGGTTATTCTCAGTCTCACTCCCTTCTCAGAGAAATGTCTGGAGATGACCCTAGCTTTGTATGACGAGTGTTTCTCCAAGCCTGCGGTCATTGAAGAAAACGTTCTGGAAAAAATAATCAAG TCCCTGCGCAATCCTCTTCGGCTGAAGTACAGTTGCCCGTCCCAATCCACGTGGAAGTTAGCTGTGGACTCCTTGATGACTGTCACGCGGAAAGGACTTAACGTGGCTCTTTCTCGCCCAG ATTCTTTCAGATCAATGTGGTACGAATTAGCTTCAGCTTTGGAAGACTTTCTCTTCTCAGATAT GAGTCCGCCGGAGAATCAGACGCTCGAACAACATCAGGCAGATGAAGCGTTAGACATAAAG CTTTTGCGCATGATCCGTGAGGAAATCCTACCTCACTCTGGTGCTCTACCTAAGGACTTCATGGCTCGTGTCATGGCGCTCCTGAATCGAGGCTCTATCCATTCGGCTGCTGATGCAACATTCAGTG GAACTGATGCAAACGGATTTCCTCTCCGTGAAGAATTCGCCAAGTCCTGCTTTGAAACTCTTCTTCAGTTCTCATTTGTGAATGGTACACCGGAAGTGGATCGGCAAGCAGACCAGTCAGACGGCAAAGTGGCTGAGTTAGCTCTTGACGTTCTCCTCAGTCGATGCAGTGATGTGTTACTTAAGTACGTTGAAGATGAGAAACTTAGTGGAAAGTGTCCTCTTCCAAG AACTCGTATGGCAGAGATGTCGTTTGTAATGAAGGCCATCAGCACGTTGGTGTCTTCAATGAAAAGAGCTGTAAAGGAAAATCCAACTGTCG TGGACGGTAGGATCTGGGATCAAGTCATTGAACTGTATCCTCGTCTTGTGGAATGCTCTGTTTGTAACTCGACGCAAGT
- the LOC140923307 gene encoding protein MON2 homolog isoform X2 has protein sequence MEGGLEELRILQTIILLITTSNIVHGESLGKAMVLCFKLYFIKDATICTTAAATVRQMVSVIFERVLIEDSQGLASQSVEDTVGSVRHKNCPVSLHPCARDAYLLFQDLCQLTNGEQPYWLHGIVEMTRTFGLELLESVLKGYPNIFLKHPEFSFLLKERVCPLIIKLFSPSIKHRVSSSPTVEKPLYPVAVRLLRIVSVLIEKFYTLLVTECEIFLSLLVKFLEPDKPQWQRALALEVLHTLTIQPALLRSFCLFYDMQEHSTRIFHDMVNALTSFTQGLFTSQVTHSFSEKGAHLASANTIQTPSSAPPPSVVALSAMGGVTPQPGFSYRGAWIPLSVMPVYGQAKPVYLEQLERPEGSSIADGYTLSVAFACLLEIVKSLDALVQENTASSSQVEVVGWIEPEVFRTSNETGVGTETIRAAAKEGSESESGPNTPDLFQEMVLASWCGILASLSLLLEASNDESATEAILKSYQLYANVCGILNLTTPRDAFITSLCKAALPPHYTLTVVNPHSGTAQVSYVKFPSGTQMPPESQSGEHRSLGKSLSGESGSGTVLTGTPLGSSHGPVSLTAKNIQCMRSLLSLAHCHGAILGTAWHMVLTTLQHLTWILGLKPSAGGTLKAMPASEAPNVVITQAMMAELPVLAAILSRLFETSKYLDDVALHHLVDALCRLSTTSMEQAQSNKFQEPSLFAVAKLLETGLNNLHRARVLWKPLTAHLLEVCQHPHNKMREWGAEAVTSLVRSALTHDHDPPLKQDLQLQSMLLSPLQEMSNVSFSDIRYKQLECVLQILHSTGQNLGQGWLCVLGVIGAATNQQGEGLIRVAFQSLQLVVTDFLPLMPCTCIKVVVDVAGKFGLQPQELNISLTAIGLLWNISDFLSQHREKIRTALEEAETPANEGTNDSSSVGTKYEKPVPPSDRQWMCLYSKLGELCVDPRPAVRKSAGQTLFSTINAHGSLLENVTWYTVLWQVLFPLLEQVKTMSTSAADVPPPSDSVNSKGKILIHHSRDTAEKQWAETRVLTLSGVARVFNNRRQILAGLEEFPRAWALLLEFIEFAALSKSAEVALAALKSFQDIVQDSNETQENSVASSSPVDKSRDKTAGKGAAKLKVKPKFCEAADEDLNLWANAWRVWYSIGSTSMSESHILRTRRESSGKIIKIRTYPAQPFLAALVQIFPSLFMRIYSRFGLADLQKLAKILETSVTIPVPFDQSPFLVPSFQDTVLTALQHAILNTIEILREPLPNSTGSVLHVSNQPMYPTLFSLLLQFFDYATEPPRIHDLSDDDGAARKKKKEWVILSLTPFSEKCLEMTLALYDECFSKPAVIEENVLEKIIKSLRNPLRLKYSCPSQSTWKLAVDSLMTVTRKGLNVALSRPDSFRSMWYELASALEDFLFSDMSPPENQTLEQHQADEALDIKLLRMIREEILPHSGALPKDFMARVMALLNRGSIHSAADATFSGTDANGFPLREEFAKSCFETLLQFSFVNGTPEVDRQADQSDGKVAELALDVLLSRCSDVLLKYVEDEKLSGKCPLPRTRMAEMSFVMKAISTLVSSMKRAVKENPTVVDGRIWDQVIELYPRLVECSVCNSTQVRRALREALQEYADLLRPPTHASTMNFDR, from the exons ATGGAAGGTGGTTTAGAAGAGCTGAGAATTCTTCAAACCATAATTCTTCTCATTACAACGTCAAATATTGTTCATGGAGAAAGCCTTGGAAAG GCGATGGTGTTGTGCTTCAAGTTGTACTTCATTAAAGATGCAACAATTTGTACCACGGCTGCAGCAACTGTCAGACAGATGGTTTCTGTGATTTTTGAAAGGGTCCTGATAGAGGACAGTCAAGGATTGG cctCTCAGAGTGTAGAGGATACAGTGGGATCTGTAAGACACAAAAACTGTCCTGTTAGTTTACATCCATGTGCGAGGGATGCCTATCTGCTTTTCCAG GATTTGTGTCAACTCACAAATGGAGAGCAGCCTTACTGGTTACATGGCATTGTCGAAATGACAAGAACTTTTGGTTTGGAGCTCTTGGAAAGTGTGCTCAAAGGATATCCTAATATATTTCTGAAG cATCCTGAGTTTAGTTTCCTCTTAAAGGAGAGAGTTTGCCCATTGATAATAAAGCTGTTCTCTCCAAGCATCAAGCATCGAGTCAGTTCATCACCAACTGTGGAGAAACCTCTGTATCCTGTCGCCGTCAGACTTCTTAGGATTGTGTCTGTTCTCATAGAAAAGTTCTATACACTACTG GTAACAGAGtgtgaaatatttttatctCTTCTGGTAAAATTTTTGGAGCCTGATAAACCTCAGTGGCAAAGAGCGTTAGCTCTTGAAGTACTTCACACTCTTACCATTCAGCCTGCTTTGCTCAG GTCATTTTGCCTGTTTTACGACATGCAAGAGCACTCCACCAGAATTTTCCATGACATGGTAAATGCACTAACAAGCTTCACCCAAGGATTATTCACCAGTCAAGTGACGCACAGTTTTTCAGAGAAAGGCGCACACCTAGCCAGTGCCAACACAATACAGACGCCATCTAGTGCTCCGCCCCCCTCAGTTGTAGCCCTGAGTGCAATGGGCGGGGTCACCCCACAACCGGGGTTCTCTTACAGGGGTGCATGGATACCCCTTTCTGTTATGCCAGTCTATGGACAAGCTAAACCTGTTTA TCTAGAACAATTGGAAAGACCAGAGGGCTCTTCAATTGCAGATGGCTACACACTCTCTGTTGCTTTTGCCTGCCTTTTGGAGATTGTGAAAAGTCTTGATGCATTAGTTCAAGAGAACACTGCGTCATCTTCCCAGGTGGAGGTCGTAGGATGGATTGAACCTGAAGTTTTTAGGACATCAAATGAGACAGGAGTGGGGACAGAGACAATAAGAGCTGCCGCTAAGGAGGgcagtgaaagtgaaagtg GCCCTAACACTCCAGACCTATTTCAAGAGATGGTGCTGGCATCTTGGTGTGGCATTTTGGCATCACTCTCCCTGCTTCTGGAAGCAAG TAATGATGAAAGTGCCACAGAAGCTATTCTTAAGTCCTACCAGCTTTATGCCAATGTTTGCGGCATTCTTAATTTGACAACTCCAAGAGATGCATTCATCACATCCCTCTGCAAGGCAGCATTACCCCCACACTACACCCTGACAGTAGTGAATCCCCACTCCGGTACTGCTCAGGTTTCTTATGTTAAGTTTCCGAGTGGGACCCAGATGCCCCCTGAATCACAGAGTGGAGAACACAGGAGTTTGGGGAAGTCTTTGTCTGGGGAGTCTGGCTCTGGTACAGTGCTGACAGGGACCCCACTTGGATCCAGTCATGGTCCTGTGTCT CTAACAGCAAAGAATATCCAGTGTATGCGGTCATTGCTGAGCCTGGCTCATTGTCATGGAGCAATTCTAGGTACTGCATGGCACATGGTTCTCACCACGTTGCAG CATTTGACGTGGATTCTGGGACTTAAGCCATCTGCAGGAGGGACGCTTAAAGCTATGCCTGCCAGTGAAGCACCTAATGTG GTTATAACTCAGGCAATGATGGCCGAACTTCCTGTACTGGCTGCGATCTTATCAAGACTTTTTGAAACATCCAA GTATCTTGATGATGTCGCTCTTCATCATCTTGTTGACGCCCTTTGCCGATTGTCCACGACGTCAATGGAACAAGCGCAAAGCAATAAG TTTCAGGAGCCTTCACTCTTTGCTGTGGCAAAACTTTTAGAAACCGGTTTAAACAATCTTCACCGCGCACGCGTTCTGTGGAAGCCGCTGACTGCACATCTTTTAGAG gtgtgTCAGCACCCTCATAATAAGATGCGTGAGTGGGGAGCCGAGGCAGTGACGTCACTTGTTCGATCAGCCCTGACGCATGATCATGATCCTCCTCTAAAACAAGACTTG CAACTTCAGTCCATGTTGCTGAGCCCCCTGCAAGAAATGTCTAATGTCAGCTTTTCTGACATTCGCTACAAGCAGTTAGAATGTGTGCTGCAG ATTCTTCACTCCACCGGTCAAAACCTTGGTCAAGGATGGCTGTGCGTGCTGGGTGTAATAGGCGCTGCTACCAACCAACAAGG TGAGGGCCTTATTCGAGTGGCTTTTCAAAGCCTGCAGCTTGTAGTGACGGATTTCCTTCCCTTGATGCCTTGCACGTGTATCAAGGTCGTTGTGGATGTGGCGGGAAAATTCGGCCTGCAACCACAGGAGCTTAACATAAGCCTAACTGCTATTGGTCTGCTG TGGAACATCTCCGACTTTTTGTCGCAACACCGGGAAAAGATTCGCACAGCGCTGGAAGAAGCTGAAACTCCTGCCAATGAAGGTACTAATGATAGCAGCAGTGTTGGCACCAAATACGAAAAACCCGTACCTCCCTCTGACCGACAGTGGATGTGTCTGTATTCCAAGCTTGGTGAGTTGTGCGTTGATCCGCGGCCCGCAGTCAGAAAAAGTGCGGGACAGACGCTGTTCTCGACCATCAATGCTCATGGTTCGCTTCTGGAGAATGTCACGTGGTATACAGTGCTCTGGCAG GTGCTATTTCCATTGTTGGAACAAGTCAAAACTATGTCCACATCAGCAGCTGATGTTCCACCGCCGAGCGACTCAGTGAACTCGAAGGGTAAAATCCTCATTCACCATTCACGTGACACAGCTGAAAAACAATGGGCGGAAACACGTGTTTTGACCTTGAGTGGTGTCGCACGGGTCTTCAACAACCGGCGCCAAATTTTGGCGGGACTTGAGGAATTCCCGCGGGCATGGGCTCTTCTGCTAGAATTTATCGAGTTCGCAGCTCTGAGTAAATCCGCTGAAGTTGCACTAGCGGCGCTCAAAAGCTTTCAGGACATTGTGCAAGACTCAAACGAGACTCAAGAGAATTCGGTAGCGAGTTCAAGCCCAGTGGACAAGTCACGTGACAAAACGGCGGGAAAAGGCGCTGCCAAGTTGAAAGTGAAACCTAAGTTTTGCGAAGCAGCAGACGAAGACCTAAACCTTTGGGCAAATGCTTGGAGGGTGTGGTACAGTATAGGCAGTACAAGTATGTCCGAGTCTCATATCCTGAGGACAAGGCGAGAATCCTCTGGAAAAATCATCAAAATAAGAACTTACCCCGCGCAGCCTTTCCTTGCAGCACTGGTACAAATTTTTCCGTCATTATTCATGAGAATATACAGTCGCTTTGGTTTAGCAGACTTGCAGAAACTTGCCAAGATCTTAGAGACATCTGTTACAATCCCAGTCCCCTTTGACCAATCTCCATTCCTGGTTCCGTCTTTTCAAGATACTGTCCTAACAGCCCTGCAACACGCGATTTTGAACACGATTGAGATTTTGCGTGAACCATTACCCAATTCAACTGGCTCCGTTCTTCATGTTTCAAATCAACCAATGTATCCGACTctgttttctttgcttcttcAATTTTTCGACTACGCGACGGAGCCTCCTCGTATTCATGATTTATCGGATGATGATGGTGCGGccagaaagaagaagaaagagtgGGTTATTCTCAGTCTCACTCCCTTCTCAGAGAAATGTCTGGAGATGACCCTAGCTTTGTATGACGAGTGTTTCTCCAAGCCTGCGGTCATTGAAGAAAACGTTCTGGAAAAAATAATCAAG TCCCTGCGCAATCCTCTTCGGCTGAAGTACAGTTGCCCGTCCCAATCCACGTGGAAGTTAGCTGTGGACTCCTTGATGACTGTCACGCGGAAAGGACTTAACGTGGCTCTTTCTCGCCCAG ATTCTTTCAGATCAATGTGGTACGAATTAGCTTCAGCTTTGGAAGACTTTCTCTTCTCAGATAT GAGTCCGCCGGAGAATCAGACGCTCGAACAACATCAGGCAGATGAAGCGTTAGACATAAAG CTTTTGCGCATGATCCGTGAGGAAATCCTACCTCACTCTGGTGCTCTACCTAAGGACTTCATGGCTCGTGTCATGGCGCTCCTGAATCGAGGCTCTATCCATTCGGCTGCTGATGCAACATTCAGTG GAACTGATGCAAACGGATTTCCTCTCCGTGAAGAATTCGCCAAGTCCTGCTTTGAAACTCTTCTTCAGTTCTCATTTGTGAATGGTACACCGGAAGTGGATCGGCAAGCAGACCAGTCAGACGGCAAAGTGGCTGAGTTAGCTCTTGACGTTCTCCTCAGTCGATGCAGTGATGTGTTACTTAAGTACGTTGAAGATGAGAAACTTAGTGGAAAGTGTCCTCTTCCAAG AACTCGTATGGCAGAGATGTCGTTTGTAATGAAGGCCATCAGCACGTTGGTGTCTTCAATGAAAAGAGCTGTAAAGGAAAATCCAACTGTCG TGGACGGTAGGATCTGGGATCAAGTCATTGAACTGTATCCTCGTCTTGTGGAATGCTCTGTTTGTAACTCGACGCAAGT